The Syngnathus scovelli strain Florida chromosome 17, RoL_Ssco_1.2, whole genome shotgun sequence sequence CATAatttacacaaaacaaaaaagatatgCGCTGTGTTGTACAGTTTGTGTATGGTAGAAATAAACTTTTCAaactgtttttttgggggggggctagTGTGTTTCTTCCACGTGTGATTTCAATTCATCCAGGCATTAATTGCCAGAGATttgggggtttaaaaaaaaaatttaaaaaagcctTTTGGGTTAAAGGTGAAACGTCTCGAGGAAACATGCGTCCAGTTGCCTCATTCAACCTTTGCGTGTTACCTTGTGTGTTAGCACCCCCTAGTGGTCAAAAAGAAGCATTACAACCAgataagttaaagtcccaatgattgtcagacacacatctgggtgtggtgaaatttgtcctctgcatttaacccgtgtgattttgatccatcccctgggggagaggggagcccccatttcaaccccttacactgctcTACAAAATATAATGTATTATGACGTCACGCAAGACTTTTTAACACGTCCTCTACCTGATGAAGTTTTTTCTGTGGTCTCACAGAGGCTTGAATTGAATTAATCTGCTTGATTCTGTTTTGTAATGCCCTTTAAAAACTCAGTTAAGCATTTAAGTCAccaaatgaggaaaaacaaacaaattaatCACCTTTAATAGGACAACCTAGAGTAGAAGTCATCCCTTAACCGCATGCCGCATAAACACATTAAATGATGACATTTTGCCTTCACACAAAAAACGATGATAATGACCATAATGAGCTGGAAAATCAATTTTGAGCTGACTCTTGAAATTTTTCTTAAAGTGCAATAAAACGAGATAGTTACAAATTATAGAATAGCTttgaatacccccccccccctcataaaTACAACCATCattaaaaaattgcattttacaTATTATAGATATAATTAGATACGATTAAATATCCTCTCCACACGCATTCATGAACCACCACAGGAAGATATCAAATGCGCGCACCTTATCGGGCATGCATTTCCACTTGGCTCCCTGTGGACGCGTCCGCGCACCACGTGACGTCCTGTGTTTACATCCTCTCTTCTCAGCTGTTCTTTCCACCACCCCGACAAAAGCAGTCGCTCCTTTCCACTTTCTCCGCCTGCTTTCATCACAGACAAAATAACAACTCTAAAGCCGAGCTGTAAATGTTTCCTGGTGTCTCCATGAACCGCCGCATTGCACCCATTAGACGGCAGTGACTAAATGCGACACGGCATTGTTGTGAGTATTGTTCCGTTTGTTTACACgctaacaggtttttttttttttctgggtttaAAGTACAACGTTTGGCGAGCTTAGTTTGGTGTTATGTGGCTGTTGCATTTCTTATTTCTAGATGTGAAGTCGAAGCAaataggggagggggggcatccTCTAAAGctgctttgtgtgtttttggtgATGGCGCACTCAGGCCCTCAGCGCTAACTGTAGCTAGCTTTATCTTTCTGCTATACTTCAGGTTAGCCGTCACTTAAGCCAATTTTAAATGTCACTTCCTTCTTTTGTCgctgattggaaaaaaaaaaaaacacgagctTGAGTCGGTTTGTTGTCATGGCAAATAATACGAGTTTAAATGCTTTGCGGTTGTTATGGAAAGCTCCTTTTTTTGCGATCCGGTTGACCTAGTCTGTCGCCTCTTAAAAAAGATTTAGGTTAATCGCACTGCAGAGAACTGGCCGTTTTTGCTGCGTTTGTGCTTGAACCAAAAGCTGCATGCAAATGCAGGACACACAatgctttttgtgttgtttgtataacCAACGACTGCTTCGCCATTCACTTCACACAGATGTACTGAGAGGTACGTAATAGCCGTGATTAAAAGGCGCTCTGTGGTCGACATGGTGGTATGAACGCTGTTGTTGTTTTGGCTTCGTCGTCGCACGCAGTGTGGAACAAAGCATCGCGCGATTCCATTGGCCAAGAGGCAGTTGTCTCCGTGGCAACTTTGCCACGTGATTAGCCGACGCACTGATTGGCTAATAAGGTTGTCATTCAAATGGAACCCGGAACAACAGCGAACTCTAAATTTTACGTGACAACTTTTACATAAATCAAAACCGTTTACCAGCACCATTTCTAGCTGCCACACCACATTCAAACAAATCAAAATagtattgtttttaaaagcagTTGGAAGCGCATACGTGATCAGCTTTTACGTTGATGGCGTTGTTTAACGAAACCACGAAAAAAGCATTCGTACGTAAAGAGATTAGACTAAAAAAAGTTTCAACACGCCTTTAATCTTAAAAACGTATAAATTGCAGTGTTTGTGTCATTTGATCAACCTGCACACTGATTGGCTGTGTCATTTGATCAACCTGCACACTGATTGGCTGATGACTGAAACTTGTAACCATAGAAACCTAGATTTATTGACAAAACAAAGCGAGACGTAATCCTCCCCAAACTTTTCTGATCAAAATCGATCACATATATATCTAAATTGCAttgtatttctgttgatatgcaACAACAGTTGTAATGGAAACCAATTTAAAATTCCCACACGAGCACtcatgctttatttgttaaattaAAGAGATGTGAGAAGGGCTCTCATGGtaattaaaaatatacaaaCTGGTTGTACTGCTCTGAGGTTAATACACGCCTAATGCAATTACTCAAGGTGTCTTCACAGGGGAAGTCCCCAACACAGACAGCACTTGTTGGCATGTTACGGTCCTAAATAAAAGGTACTGCTTGGTAAAATCAACTTGCGTGTGAAAATTATGAATTAATCAGTTGCTATGTCGCTGTAAGTTATATTTCCTGCTCTGTGGTCACCATCACTTTTCTTTTGTGACACTTCTGAAATTCCGTGTGCTATGTGGCAGCACACAGATGCACACTgaaacacccacaaaaaaaaagtcacacgaGCATGTACTGTCGTAGTATGTGAGAGAAGCCTTTTGGGTGATCAGAGCTGTGGTGTTAAGTTTGATGAGAAGATCTCGTGTTTCCTAAGGATCAGTTCAGGTCATGCTGCACGGTCAGACCTGACCCCAGTTGGCTTCTAaccttttttttccatgcaGGGGTCAAGTGAGGACATTTTATCAGCTGATGTGTCAGCATTCCGCTGTTTGCGCCGTATGCTTGAAGTGATGTTTTGCTCAGGTTCACAATTAGGATAGATGAGTTTTTCAACAAATAATTCAGGAGTTCCCTCCTAAAAAACAGCAAATAGGTGACAAATCAAAAATAATATGCGAGGTCATTGTACATGAAAATACAAAATCAGGCCCTCCAACCTTCAATTTGCAGGTGTATTAAGACCCTTGTGGATTTTCTTCTGTAAGACCGCAGTGGGCCAAAGGCACTTTCTTTCCACACGATTGTGCCTGACCTACTTTTCGTTCTTTGCACCGCGAGTGACTGAAAATGACCAACCAAAGCAGGCAGAAGGAAGGGAAACTTGACAACACGCAGCTGCTGATGGTGAGCAAAATGGATGATGATGCGCCGGCATAGAAAATGACCTCAGCGCAGGCCGAGGCCTCCCCTCCCGCTATCGAGTCGCCCCTGAATGTAAATTTCTGGGCTGAGTCAGACGCAGATGCTGAGGAGGCATAGAGGAAATTGGAGAGGAGTCTTCCCTCGGGTGCGCTCACCAACGACGCACATTCGCTGTGGGGAAGAGTGGGGCGCTATCAAAGCTCTGTAATATCATCACACCTTCACGCTGATGTTGACTCCAGGCGGTGGTGTCGTATGACTGTGATTGTAAAGAAACCGCAAGAATACCAGGTGGACCTATTGCAGTAAACAAATAGGAAGTTTACAAATTCTAATTTTGTTGAGTTTTGGGGGTGGGGGCGAATCTATCATCTGTTATTCTGTAAAAGACTCGACTATCCTGTGTTGAAGGTTAAAACGGTAACAGTGTGATTTGGTGCCCTCTCGTGGCGGCATCTTAGTTTCAAAGAAATGCAGTAAGCAGTCTTGGGACCTGGCTGGTCGGTGAATAGTGAAAATCCACAAATAATTGATACCCATTAAAATGCGTTagatttttttgagggggggttGTTTTTTGTAAGTTCCTGAAatcctttgggggaaaaaagcagaaacaaaccctttatttttttcattccatTTGCCTCAGGTCACTGGCCGCCCGGAGATGACTATTGCGTGAGGAGCAACATCAGCTGGATCTTTTCGGGCCCATAACAGTTTTTGTCGGCATGGGGGGAGCCGTGAGTGCCGGCGAGGACAATGACGACCTCATCGACAACCTGAAGGAGGCGCAGTACATCCGCACGGAGAGAGTGGAGCAGGCTTTCCGCGCCATCGACCGCGGCGACTACTACCTGGACGGCTACCGGGATAGCGCCTACAAAGACTTGGCGTGGAAACACGGCAACATCCACCTGTCTGCGCCGTGCATTTACTCTGAGGTGATGGAGGCGCTCAAGCTGCAGCCGGGACTTTCCTTCCTCAACCTGGGCAGCGGGACGGGCTACCTGAGCACcatggtgggcctcatcattgGTAAGCTTAGAACAAAATCAGCAACAAATGACTATAAACATTCAAATGAGTTTATTTTGTTCGTAATCTTTTATTTTTACGTGGCAATTATGGataagtgttgttttttttccctgcaggtCCATTTGGTGTGAATCACGGTGTGGAGATCCACAAGGACGTGGTCGAATACGCCAGGGACAAACTGGACAGTTTCATAAAGACCAGCGACAGCTTCGATAAGTAAGAGTTGAATTTTAGAAAACTCGAAAAGCTGATGCGCTAGAAAAAAGAAATGTAGGGACACATGAAGCCATCTCTGAAGTAAACCTTGCTCACATAAAACATCAAAGTCTTGTAACTTATGATTGCACCCACTTGCAGGTTTGAGTTCTGCGAGCCTGTGTTTGTGGTAGGAGATTGCCTGGAAATCTCCACAGACAGCCACCAGTATGATCGCATTTACTGCGGGGCCGGCGTGGAGAAGGTTTACGAATATTACATGAAAGTCCTGCTCAAAGTCGGCGGCATCCTGGTGCTGCCTATCGAGGATCAGGTGAGACTGGCGCACGCTTGAAGAGCAGCGCACGGATCAACGATTCGTGGCCACTCCTTTTGGGTCCCACTACAATAGCTGCAGAGGACATCTGGCATAAAGCTTTAATGGGCCCATTGTGGCAAATTTGGCAGCGCTAATTATTACAGCCCCTCGACTCGATGTGACATTACCATCCTTGATGAGGGCGTGTGCTTTAATTGTACCTTGATAGCGTTTATGTACAACACTCGCATTAGCAAGCATTTATGCAATCATAATGCACTTCATCGCCTCCTTCAGAAAAAACAAGTCCAATGAGATCAAGAGCTAGCATATCAGCGCTACattagaaagagaaaaaatgaatgaaaatgtcttCAATTTTtgattaattgaaaaaaaaaattcatcataATCTATTTTTTGTTCCACAGTTGACCCAGATCACAAGGACGGGTCAGTGCACATGGGACAGCAAAAACATCTTAGCTGTGTCTTTCGCGCCGCTGGTCCAGCAGAGCAGAGCTGATGGCGACAAACCGGAAAGTGTCCAGTTGCGTGAGTTCCTCCCAGTCTCTTCACATCTTTTCAAGGTTGGAATTTTATAGAGCAGATGTGCGCAAGGTGACTTCAATGAGCTGATGAATTTATTTGAGGGAGGTGTTTATTTGTGCCTAATTGAGgtcacagctgtcacacaaacaggtACAGCGCACAAGAATAATCTTGAGCGTTgaaccacatgctgcttcaccaactCTCAACCATCCTCGTAGCAGCAGCCGAAACGAGCGTTTGTGTTTGCGTCCTTGTTTCTCCTCAGCCCCCGTGGCGGTGCGCACCCTCCAGGACCTGTGCCGCATCTACATCCGCCGCACCCTCCGCGAGCTGGCGGGCGTCGGCGATGAGGACGGCCAGGCCCGGCGTGCGGGGGCTCAGCGGGTTCCCCAGAAGCGCAAGCGGCGGCACTGCCGGCGGCGCCGCATCAACACGTACGTCTTTGTGGGCAACCAGCTCATTCCGCAGATGGTGGAGAGCGAGGAGGAGCACGGCGACGACGAGCACAAGGATGAGGAGGCCAACgtccaggaggaggaggaggacaaggaGGAGAGGGACCTGGGCGAGGTGGAGATCCTCAAGCAGACCAACGTCTTTAGAGACCACATCTTGGCTCTCCCCTTGCCCGAGTCCCTCAAGGAATATTTGCTCTACTACAGGAAGAAGTGACGGAGGCAAGCAAAGGTGCGCACGTCGCATTATTCCCACACTTTCTTGAAGGCGAAACTCCACGCCACACTGGATGATAACGTTGACATTCTCGTTTGTATATGTTGATTTTACCTTTGACTTGTTTTGTATATAAAACGCGCATACTATGAAAATGAATTCAGATGAGGTAAATTCACTGGAACCTCCAAAGTGGAGAGTCAGGCATATAGTTGTTCTGATTATAGTTTATTCATCTGTTCCCAGGTCGTGAAAATCTAACTTTACACCGTAACGTTGAAAAGTCATCATCtgacttcctcccacattccaaaatcaGACTGAAAATTAGGCTGAAAACTAGCTTACCTGGAAGGATTCCAGATTTCCGAGGGCTGGAGATCATGGTTGCAATCGTTTTCCGTGTTGCATGACAACGacaaaaaagccaaagaaaacgcATCCTTCGAATTTTTATCAACTTTAAATTGTACCGCTTTGGAGGTTCtactgtgtgtgaatgattgctaggagtaaagctttttttttttttttatttctcaatCAAAGTAGACTGATGGGTTTTTCTACCTAAGAGGTGTCATAAccgatttgtttttttctacggGGGACACATTTTAACGCAACCTTTTCTAAAACAGGGGCGCTGACTTGACGTGAGGCGATTCGGGTCGCAGCGGGCGGAGCGAGAGCCTTCCGTGAAGTGTTATTAATGCATGAACACACTTTTACACGAGGAGTGATTGATTCATTCACGCCAATCAATTGCGACGAATCTGAAGTGATTTTAGCTTTTCTATTGAAAGCGATGCAAATTTCAAAGCCTTTTTGTATGTATAACAAAGCACCTTATTGTGGTTTGGGCtgggatgtgtgtgtgagtgagtgagtgagtgtgtgtgtcggggggtgggggtgatTTTTACAGCAGACTTCTAAAATATGAAATGTACTGATAAAATTATGATTCGTCTGCACCACTTGTATAGCGATggcgtttttttttaagtgccaaCGTCACATTTAGGAAACAACattccacgttttttttttttccagtcacaCGTAAtctgacttttatttttctcttaCTTTGTGACATttagtgtataaaaaaaaagatgctgaaATGAAAACTATACAACTGTACATATATGGATAGTCTATACAGTCTCTTTTTGGGTTTGTCGTAGCACCTTCTTGCTGTATTGTAACTTGACACTGGCAACTCTGTACCACCAAAACGTCACTGCTGTCTGTTCAATAGCTGAATATATACAATAGTCTTCATTGATGACAAATATTCTTAGAGAGGTGAGAAAAAATGCTGACTATTATTATTCGTTTTTCTGTGTTATGATGAGttgacttcccccccccccctccctttgttTTACTTTCATTGGAACGTTTTTAAAGTGAGCAATAAATTGATCATGCCACCTTTGATTTGCATTGCGGCCATTCTAACTCTCATGACACGTTATGAAAGGATTTAGGACGACACCGGAACACAATCCATATTGTGATGCTGGTTGACTTAAAACACTGTATGAGAAAACTAGAATAACATACAGGTTAGGAGATTTTGcatctttgactttgaaggttCCGCTGAAATGAAGCAATCGGGCCAATTTGAGGGTTTGGATGCAGACCCAAACAGCATCAATTTCTTGAGCGTGGATGCGTGTGTAGTTCATTTATAAAATGTGTTGTTTCTCTGTGGATGTTTGGCACCAGAATAAAAGTCACAATCACAAACTCCTGCCTCTTTTCAGTTAAATAGCAGCGTCTCAGTTGGCATCTTGAATGGAGAGGATTTCGAACTGAATCatagatgcacaatttgtcttcgcgggccacacaaaatgatgtggcaggccgtatctggccttgGAGtctgacacctgtgatttaaaccctagtttgaaaccctaactctagtatgaaccctagtttaaagccctagctttaaaccctactttgaaactgtaaccctagctttaaaccctaaccctagtatgaaaccctaccttgaaagcctaaccctagctttaaaccctactttgaaaccctaactctagtataaaaccttgctttgaaaccctaaccctggtttgaaaccctaaccatagcgttaaacccatgtttgaaaccttaaccctagctttaaaccccactttgaaaccctaactctagtatgaaaccgtactttgaaaccctaatcctagctttaaacccgactttgaaatcctaactctagtatgacacCCTACTTTCAAGCCTTAACCTAATCTTTAAACCCTAAAGtttctaaagtgattcgttcttttttcagttcatatgacttcaaccagtagatgtcggtaatgcgcattgaagctggtgccacctcgccgtaaaataaAACGAAGAAGCAAATGACGCAACTTCCGGTTCataaacgagtcgtgaattgcatttcccgtccgCCAACAGAACGGGTCTGTGAGTGAACGCGTTAGTGAGTGATTTTCATTTCCAGTTCCATCTCGAGAAcgtatcagtgagggaacgaattctgactttcccgttcgcgaacgagtcaacgggtcaactgccttccttcccgtgcatcaacggatcagtcagaggaacgtgttgcgtctccctcctggcgtgatctatgtaagccagaatgtagagttacgatttgccaaggaaagaaagaaccactgaaacaccacttcttttatgcacgttttctccaagctaatggctaactttattgcatgaagggatgcgctgtTATGCaagaacggggagattatgcttctctttgggtaatctttattttataacacttaagataacgtgtatgcatatatacgcctaaatattgttatccaatatatctactgcaatttcacattggattgctggtttgaaatgtacttttattattattttaataaacattaaaacctgttcaaaattgtctggtgttttattccttgtttttatttttttgggggcatgaaaacaaaaaatttggttaactgctctatatgacaatatgaataacgtgtatgcatatatacgcctaaatattgttatccaatatatctactgcaatttcacattagattgctggtttgatatTTACTTTAtacatgatgattattattattatattaataaacattaaaacctgttaaaacttgtctggtgttttattccttgtttttatatttttgggcatgaaaaaaaatctgacatttggttaactgctttatatgacaatatgtatatgcgttttacgttgtgtaatatgtgttggtgtcccccaaaataaagagcaagtagtcaaatgcacattcttgacacgtacaaaaaatgcataaagttattaggtacacttgaaaatggtggtgtacctaatggagtgtccgtgtgacgtcacagatcaaccagccaatcagaaagtgggggtgagggcgggtgtggcacttttcactttcagttaagctttggccaggatttttccctaatgaactggcctgttattaggtacacctaaaaatggcggtgtacctaatggagtgtccgagtgatgtcacagatcaaccagccaatcagaaagtgggggtgagggcaggtgtggcacttttcacttaaaccaggggtggcgacctccagtcctcgaggggccgcgttccaatatgttttcaaagttaccctcgttaactgcaggtgcgtgaaaagttttagctccttttgaacgtgaaaggagctaaaacttttcacgcaggtgcgcttaacgaggatgacttggaaaacatgttggaacgcggcccagaggcCTAGAGCTTGACAGAcagctgacctttgaccatgatatttccctaataaagtggcctgttattaggtacacttgaaaatggcggtgtacctaatggagtgtccgtgtgattccctcgttaagtgcaggtgcgtgaaaagttttagctccttttgaacgtgaaagtggctaaaacttttcacgcacctgcacttaacgagggtcacttggaaaacatgttggaacgcggcccagaggcCTAGAGCTTGACAGAcagctgacctttgaccatgatatttccctaataaagtggcctgttattaagtacacttgaaaatggcggtgtacctaatggagtgtccgtgtgattccctcgttaagtgcaggtgcgtgaaaagttttagctccttttgaacgtgaaagtggctaaaacttttcacgcacctgcacttaacgaggttcacttggaaaacatgttggaacgcggcccagaggcCTAGAGCTTGACAGAcagctgacctttgaccatgatatttacctaataaagtggcctgttattaggtacacttgaaaatggcggtgtacctaatggagtgtccgtgtgattccctcgttaagtgcacctgcgtgaaaagttttagccactttcacgttcaaaaggagctaaaacgtttcacgcacctgcacttaacgagggtaactttgaaaacatattggaacgcggcccctcgaggactggaggtcgccacccctggtttaagtgaaaagtgccacacccgccctcacccccactttctgattggctggttgatctgtgacatcccttggacactccattaggtacaccgccatttttaggtgtacctaataacaggccagttcattagggaaaaatcctggccaaagcttaactgaaagtgaaaagtgccacacccgccctcacccccactttctgattggctggttgatctgtgacgtcacacggacactccattaggtacaccaccattttcaagtgtacctaataactttatgcattttttgtacgtgtcaagaatgttcatttgactacttgctctttattttgggggacatcaacacatattacacaacgtaaaacgcatatacatattgtcatataaagcagttaaccaaatgtcagatttttttcatgcccaaaaatataaaaacaaggaataaaacaccaaacaagttttaacaggttttaatgtttattaaaataataataataatcatgtttaaagtaaatttcaaaccagcaatctaatgtgaaattgcagtagatatattggataacaatatttaggcgtatatatgcatacacgttatttatattgtcatatagagcagttaaccaaatgtcagatttttgttttcatgcccccaaaaaaataaaaacaaggaataaaacaccagaaaagtttgaacaggttttaacgtttattaaaataataataaaagtacatttcaaaccagcaatctaatgtgaaattgcagtagatatattggataacaatatttaggcgtatatattcatacacgttattttaagtgttataaaataaagattacccaaagagaagcataatctccccgtttttgGTGTTTCAgtcagtggttctttctttccttggcaaatcgtaattctacattctggcttacatagatcacgccaggagggagacgcaacacgttcctctgactgatccgttgatgcacgggaagaaaGGCAGTTGACacgttgactcgttcgcgaacgggaaagtcagaattcgttccctcactgatccgttctcgagaTGGAACTGGAAATGAAAATCACTCACTAACGCATTCACTCACAGAACCGTTCTGTTGGtggacgggaaatgcaattcacgactcgttcatgaaccggaagttacgtcatttgcttctttgttttattttacggcaaggtggcaccagcttcaatgcacattaccgacacctactggttgaagtcatatgaactgaaaaaagaaagtgattcgttcactctcgttcactggaaaaaaaatcgttcttttaaccctaacgctaacccaaactgattctaaagattgtgttcacttaaaagaactggaatgtacGTCACTACTGTAGAGCGACTCCCCCTTGCGCACACTCTTACAGTGATACCGCCACTcccacctactgcagtggatgtcCCTTCaatctagtacagccaaaagaaaagcatgttccctgCTGTCACACGCGCCCCCCTTGGTATcgccccactatttgagaagcattgccctaaccctagctttaaaccctactttgaaaccctaactctagtatgaaaccctactttgaaaccctaatcctagctttaaaccctactttgaaaccctaatatgACACcttactttgaagccctaaccccatctttaaaccctactttgaaaccctaactttaGTATGAAACtctattttgaaaccctaaccctagtttgaaaccgtagtttgaaaccctaaccctagctttaaacccatgtttgaaaccctaaccctagctttaaaccctactttgaaaccccaactctagtatgaaaccctactttgaaaccctaaccctagctttaaaccctactttgaaaccctaactctagtataaaaccctgctttgaaaccctaaccctagctttaaaccctactttgaaaccctaactctagtatgaaatcctactttgaaaccctaccactagctttaaaccctagtttgaaagttTGAAAATGACCATATATAGTAAGGCTTAGTAAAGGAAACTTCCATGTttagtaagattttttttctttatgacCATGTGACCACCCTTGACCCTGGCCCTGACCTTTGACCCCATGCGGTCTTGGGTTTGTTCTCTGACGTCTCTAAGTGTTAAGGTTAATAGGATTAGGTTAAGGTTCATAGTTTGGATTATGGTTTTAATGTACAGTATACAACTTAAATGATAGTATCTGAGTtgtacaaaaaagaaaagcaatcacCAGCGAACCGTTATAAAAGATCTCCTTTATTTAATTCATGACACAGTAAATTTGTTAATAAAACatctgcaaaaaataaaatcaccttctctctctcttcctttcTCATTaatcttgttttgtttgaaGGGTATTACTGCCAACATCCTCTTTGTAATAATACACATTCATCGACTTTGCTGCCATAAATTGTTCTTCTCAGCTCCCATCGTGTTTTATTCACTGCCATTTATatcattttttatatttacaaaCCGGACTCCAAGCTTATGAAAATAAACCAAAACATCATATCACAGGATCATCTAAATTGGTCCAAAGAGTGTATTACCAATGCGGGCAGGA is a genomic window containing:
- the pcmtd1 gene encoding protein-L-isoaspartate O-methyltransferase domain-containing protein 1 translates to MGGAVSAGEDNDDLIDNLKEAQYIRTERVEQAFRAIDRGDYYLDGYRDSAYKDLAWKHGNIHLSAPCIYSEVMEALKLQPGLSFLNLGSGTGYLSTMVGLIIGPFGVNHGVEIHKDVVEYARDKLDSFIKTSDSFDKFEFCEPVFVVGDCLEISTDSHQYDRIYCGAGVEKVYEYYMKVLLKVGGILVLPIEDQLTQITRTGQCTWDSKNILAVSFAPLVQQSRADGDKPESVQLPPVAVRTLQDLCRIYIRRTLRELAGVGDEDGQARRAGAQRVPQKRKRRHCRRRRINTYVFVGNQLIPQMVESEEEHGDDEHKDEEANVQEEEEDKEERDLGEVEILKQTNVFRDHILALPLPESLKEYLLYYRKK